Part of the Streptomyces sp. HSG2 genome, GGGGAGGGCGTCACCCAGAGCCACCCCCCGTTCGCGCCCGGCGAGGGCTTCCGCCCACCGGCTGTGGGCTTGGGCACGGGCGGATAACAAGAAGGACAGAAGGGGTTTTCAGGCAGGTCTACGCGCGTTAATGTGCGGCGAAGCCAGCGCCGTAGCTGAACTCCGGCGCTTCGTATGACAGGAGCAGCACACATGCGCCGGATTTCCCGTATCTCGGTCGCAGGCGCGGCGACCGCCTCCCTGGCCCTCGCCCTGTCCGCCTGTGGCGGCACCTCCACCGAAGGCTCGTCGGGCTCGAATGGTGACAAGGGCCTCGCCATCGCCTACGACGTGGGCGGCAAGGGTGACCAGTCCTTCAACGACGCCGCCTACCAGGGCCTGGAGCAGGCGAAGGAGGAGTTCGGCTACGAGACCGCCGACATCGAGCCCACCGAGGGCGAGACGGACGCGGACAAGCAGCAGCGCCTGGAGTCGCTCGCCAAGCAGGGCTACAACCCGGTCATCGGCGTGGGCTACGCCTACGCCTCCGCTGTCAAGGGCGCCGCCGCGAAGTACCCGGACACCACCTTCGGCATCGTCGACGACGCGACAGTCGAGGCGGACAACGTGGCCGACCTCGTCTTCAGCGAGGAGCAGGCCTCCTACCTCGCCGGTGTCGCCGCCGCCGAGAGCACCAAGACCGACGTGGTCGGCTTCGTGGGCGGTGTGGACATCCCCCTGATCCACAAGTTCCAGGCCGGCTTCGAGCAGGGTGTCAAGGACACCGACCCGCAGGTCAAGGTCGTCTCGCAGTACCTGACCCAGACCGCCGAGGACGGCGGGTTCTCCAGCCCCCACATGGGCAAGACCGCCGCCGAGGGTCAGATCGAGAAGGACGCCGACGTCGTCTACGCGGCGGCCGGTCTGTCGGGTCAGGGCGTGATCGAGGCCGCCGCGGCCAACGACGTCTGGGCGATCGGTGTCGACTCCGACCAGTACCAGCAGGAGGCCCTGGCGAAGTACAAGGACTCCATCCTGACCTCCGCGATGAAGGACGTCGCCAAGGCGGTCTTCAACCTGGCGAAGTCGGTCGAAGACGGTCAGCCGGAGACCGGTATCGTTCGCGGTGATCTGGAGTCCGGTGAGGTGAGCCTCTCGAACTCGAACCCCGCGTTCGCGGACGACGCCGACCTGCAGGCCGCCGTCGAGGCGGCCAAGGAGAAGATCATCAACGGCGAGATCGAGGTCTCGACCGGCTGAGTCCGGTCGCGTCTCGACCGACGTGCAGCTTTCGGGTCGCACCCAGGCGACGGGGTACGGGGAGAACGCCTCCGCGTACCCCGTCGTTCGGGTGCCACCCGTTTCGATGCCGTAGGGGCGCTACGCGCGTAGACCCCATCCCGTCCCCAGGAGAGTGCGCCATCAACGCGTCCAGCAGCCCTCCCGCCGATGCGGCGGCGGGCGGTCGGCAGACCGCCGTCGAACTCGCCGGAATCACCAAGCGATTCCCGGGTGTCGTGGCCAACCACGACATCCACCTCACCGTCCGCAAGGGCACCGTCCACGCCCTCGTCGGCGAGAACGGCGCCGGCAAGTCGACGCTGATGAAGATCCTCTACGGCATGCAGAAGCCGGACGAGGGCACCATCACGCTCGACGGGGAGCGGGTGGCCCTGCACAGTCCGGCCGACGCCATCGCCCGCGGCATCGGCATGGTGCACCAGCACTTCATGCTCGCCGACAACCTCACGGTCCTGGAGAACGTGGTCCTCGGCAGCGAGAAGCTGCACGGCATCGGCGCCAAGGCCCGACGCGCGATCAAGGAGCTCTCCGACCGGTACGGCCTGGACGTCCGTCCCGACGCGATGGTCGAGGACCTCGGCGTCGCCGCCCGGCAGCGTGTGGAGATCCTCAAGGTCCTCTACCGCGGCGCCCGGACGCTGATCCTGGACGAGCCGACGGCGGTGCTGGTTCCGCAGGAGGTGGACGCCCTCTTCGACAACCTCCGCGAGCTGAAGTCCGAGGGCCTTTCCGTCATCTTCATCTCCCACAAGCTGGGCGAGGTGCTGTCCGTCGCCGACGACATCACCGTGATCCGTCGCGGCACCACCGTGGGCACGGCCGTCCCGGCCGAGACCACCCCGCGCCAGCTCGCGGAGCTGATGGTGGGCAGCGAGTTGCCCACCCCCGAGACCTGCGAGTCGACGGTGACCGACCGCCCCGTCCTCACCGTCGACAAGCTGCGCCTGACGACGCCCGGCGGCAAGGCGCTCCTGGACGACATCACCTTCACCATCCACGCGGGCGAGGTCCTCGGCATAGCCGGCGTGGAGGGCAACGGTCAGACCGAATTGGTCGACGCCCTCATCGGACTGCGCCACGCCGACTCGGGGTCGATCCGACTGGCCGAGGACGAGATCACCGGCTGGCCCACCCGCCGACGCCGTGAAGAGGGCGTCGGCTACATCCCCGAGGATCGCCACCGCCACGGCCTGCTCCTGGACGCGCCGCTCTGGGAGAACCGCATCCTCGGGCACGTCACCGAGAAGCCCGTGGCCAAGGGCGTCTGGCTGGACCCCAAGGCGGCCCAGGAGGACACCCGTCGGATCGTCGAGACCTACGACGTCCGCACCCCTGGCATCGACGTCACCGCCGCCTCGCTCTCCGGCGGCAACCAGCAGAAGCTGATCGTCGGCCGAGAGATGAGCCACGCCCCGCGCTTCCTGATCGCGGCCCACCCCACCCGCGGCGTCGACGTCGGCGCCCAGGCGGCCATCTGGGACCACATCCGGGAGGCCCGCCGCGAGGGCCTGGCCGTACTGCTGATCTCCGCCGACCTGGACGAGTTGATCGGCCTGTCCGACACCCTTCGGGTGATCTACGACGGCAGGCTGGTGGCGGACGCCGATCCGGCCACCGTCACCCCGGAGGAGCTGGGATCGGCCATGACCGGCGCCGCCTCCGGTCACCTCGACCACCAAGAGCCGACGACCGGCGATCAGGACCCGGAAGACGAGGCCCGCTGATGAAGAAGTTCGACCGGGAGCGTGTGCTCCTCGCGGTGGCCGGACCGGTCATCGCGCTCGCCGTGGCCTTCGCCCTGAGCGCGATCGTGCTGATCGCCTCGGGCAAGAACCCCGTCGAGCCGTTCGCCCTGATGTTCCAGCAGGCGGGCTACTCCGACGTCCAGGTCCGGATCCTCAACCAGGCGACGCTGTACTACATCACCGCCTTGGCGGTGGCCATCGGCTTCCGGATGAACCTGTTCAACATCGGTGTCGACGGCCAGTACCAGCTCGCCGCCATGGCGACGGCGATCGTCGGCGCCCACGTGGCCCTGCCGGCCGCCCTCCAGGTGCCGCTCCTGCTCCTGACCGCCGTCTTCACCGGCGCGTTCTGGTCGGGCATCGCCGGCGTCCTCAAGGTCACCCGAGGCGTCAGCGAGGTGGTCGCGACGATCATGCTCAACGCCATCGCCACCGCCGTCATCGGCTACCTGTGGCTGCCGGACGTCTTCGGCGTCAAGGTCGGCAACAACAACACCACCGGCGTGATGCACGAGTCCGGCTGGATCCCCGGCTTCGACCTGGGCGCCTCCGGCGAGGTCTACGGGCTCATCGTCCTCGCCGTCCTGCTCGGGGTCGGCTACTGGATCACCCTCAACCGCACGCGCTTCGGCTTCGACCTGCGCGCCTCCGGCGCCTCCGAGACCGCCGCGGCGGCCAGTGGCGTCGACCCCAAGCGCATGGTGCTGACCGCCATGCTGCTCTCGGGCGGCGTCGCCGGACTGGCGGGACTGCCGATCCTGCTCGGCTCCAGCCACACCTTCAACCTCAACTTCCCCACCGGCATCGGCTTCCTCGGCATCGGCATCGCCCTGCTCGGCCGCAACAGTCCGGTCGGCATCGCCTTCGCCGCCCTGCTGTGGGCATGGCTCGACAAGGCGTCGCCCGAGCTGGACTTCCACGGCTACGACAAGGAGATCGCCGTCATCATGCAGGGCCTGATCGTGCTGTCCGTGGTGGTCTCCTACGAGGCCGTCCGCGAATGGGGCCTCCGCCGCCAGCAGCGCCGGGTCGGCGCCGAACTGGCCGCCGGTCACGCCCTCGGCCACAACACCACGAAGGAGGTGGCCGGCTGATGGCCACCGCAACCGACGTCGTCCGGCCCACGCCGGAGCCCGGGGCGCCCGCGTCCCGCCGCCTCTCCCTGCCGGTCCTGATGCTGATCATCGCCGGCGGTCTCGCGCTGACCTCGTTCGTCCGCATCGTCACCGGCGCCGACGGCATCACCAACGTCAGTCAGATGTCCACCGCCCTCCAACTCGCCGTGCCCATCGGGCTCGCCGGCCTCGGCGGCCTCTGGGCGGAGCGCGCCGGCGTGATCAACATCGGCCTGGAAGGCATGATGATCCTCGGCACCTGGTTCGGTGCCTGGGCCGGCTTCCAGTGGGGCCCCTGGAGCGGCATCGTGCTGGGTGTGGTCGGCGGAGCCCTGGGCGGTCTGCTCCACGCGATCGTCACGGTCACCTTCCGGGTCAACCACATCGTCTCCGGCGTGGCCGTCAACATCCTCGCCCTGGGCGCCACCCGCTACCTCGCCCCACTGGCTTTCGAGGGCCACCAGGGCGGCACCGCCAAGCAGTCGCCTCCCGTGGAGTCCCTCGGCCACTTCACGGTGCCCGGTCTGTCCGACGCGCTGGTCTCCCTCAACGACCAGGGCTGGTTCCTCGTCTCCGACGTGGCCGGCCTGCTGGGCGGCCTCGTCACCGACGTCTCCTGGCTCACCCTGATCGCCATCGCCCTGATCCCCACCACCTGGTGGGTCCTGTGGCGCACCCCCTTCGGCCTGCGGCTGCGCTCCTGCGGCGAGAACCCGGTCGCGGCGGAATCCCTTGGCGTCAACGTCTACAAGTACAAGTACATCGCCGTGATCGTCTCCGGCGGCCTGGCGGGTCTCGGCGGCGCCTTCCTCTCCATCGTCGCCAACCCCTTCTACCTGGAAGGCCAGGTCAGCGGGCGAGGCTTCATCGGCCTCGCAGCGATGATCTTCGGCAACTGGATGCCCGGCGGCCTCGCGCTCGGCGCCGGCCTCTTCGGCTACACCGACAGCCTGAACCTCCGGGGCGGCTCGGCCAACGTGCACGCCCTGCTCCTGCTCGGAGCGCTGCTGCTGCTCGCCGGCGCGATCTGGCTGCTGGTGCGCAAGGCCTACCTCAAGGCCGGCATCACCCTCGCCATCGGAGCCCTGGCCTTCGTCTGGTACAGCACCACCGACGCGGTGCCCAACCAGGTGGTCGCCGCCACCCCGTACGCCATCACCCTGGTGGTCCTCGCTCTGTCCGCACAGCGGTTGCGGATGCCGAGGGCCAACGGCACGGCCTACCGAAAGGGACAAGGCAAATGACCCAAGCCGACTGGTCGGCGCTCCGCCAGGCGGCCCGCGCCGCCATGACCCGCGCGTACGCCCCCTACTCGGGCTACGCCGTCGGTGCCGCCGCCCTGGTCGACGACGGCCGCACCGTCACCGGCTGCAACGTGGAGAACGCCAGCTACGGTCTCGGACTCTGCGCCGAGTGCGGGCTGGTAGCCCAGCTGCGGTTGACCGGCGGGGGGCGCCTGACCCACTTCGTCTGTGTCGACGGCCGCGGCGAGGTCCTGGTCCCGTGCGGCCGGTGTCGCCAACTTCTCCACGAGTTCGGCGGGCCGGAACTGCTGCTGGAGACGCCCGCGGGCGTGCTCCCACTGGCCGAGATGCTGCCCCAGGCATTCGGCCCCGATCACCTCACCCAGTAACCACCGGAAGGAACGCCCGGCCATGGCCATGGACGCCATCTCCGTCATCCGCACCAAGCGGGACCGCGGCGAGCTCAGCCCCGAGCAGATCGACTGGATCATCGACGCGTACACCCGCGGCGTGGTCGCCGACGAGCAGATGGCGTCCCTCGCCATGGCGATCCTGCTCAACGGCATGAATCGGGCCGAGATCGCCCGCTGGACGGCGGCGATGATCGCTTCCGGCGAGCGGATGGACTTCTCGTCCCTCTCCCGGCCCACCGCCGACAAGCACTCCACCGGTGGCGTCGGCGACAAGATCACCCTGCCGTTGGCGCCGCTCGTCGCGGCCTGCGGGGCGGCCGTGCCGCAGCTCTCCGGCCGGGGTCTGGGGCACACCGGCGGCACGCTCGACAAGCTGGAGTCCATCCCCGGCTGGCGCGCCCTGCTGTCCAACGAGGAGATGCTCTCGGTGCTCGACGGCGTCGGCGCGGTGATCTGCGCGGCCGGCGACGGTCTCGCCCCCGCCGACAAGAAGCTCTACGCCCTGCGCGACGTGACCGGCACGGTCGAGGCGATCCCCCTGATCGCCTCGTCCATCATGTCGAAGAAGATCGCCGAAGGGACCGGCTCCCTGGTGTTGGACGTCAAGGTCGGAAGCGGCGCCTTCATGAAGACCGTCGAGGACGCCCGCGAGCTGGCCTCGACCATGGTGGGTCTGGGCGGTGACCACGGGGTCAGGACCGTGGCTCTGCTGACGGACATGTCCACGCCACTGGGACTGACCGCGGGCAACGCGCTGGAGGTTCGTGAGTCCGTGGAGGTGCTGGCCGGTGGCGGTCCGGCCGACGTCGTCGAGCTGACCGTGGCCCTGGCCCGCGAGATGCTCGTGGCCGCCGGGCTGCCCGACGCCGACCCGGCCAAGGCGCTGGCAGACGGTTCCGCCATGGACGCCTGGCGTCGCATGATCGCGGCCCAGGGCGGCGACCCCGACGCCGAGCTTCCCACGTCCCGGGAGCGGCACACGGTCACGGCCGGCGCCTCCGGCGTCCTCACCCGCCTGGACGCCTACGACATCGGCGTGGCCGCCTGGCGGCTCGGGGCGGGGCGGGCGCGCAAGGAGGACCCGGTGCAGGCCGGCGCCGGCGTCGAACTCCACGCCAAGCCGGGCGACCGCGTGACCGAGGGACAGCCTCTGCTCACCCTGCACACCGACACCCCCGAGCGGTTCGACTACGCCCTCTCCGCCGTCGAGGGGTCGTACGACATCTCCCCGGACGGGACGGACTTCACCCCCACGCCGGTCGTGATCGAGCGCGTCGCCTGATCGAGGACGCGCGAGCGAGGTACCGGGCGCCGGGGCCGGTGGGCGACCACCGACCCCGGCGCCCTCGTGTCCGCCCCCGCGTGACGAGGACGGCCGTGCCCGACCGCGTCACGCGGGTCGGCCGATCAGGGCAACAGTTGGCGCGCCAGCGCGTCCGCCGCCCACCGCTCCCAGCGGTCCGGAGTCCAGCCGCGGCCGGTGACGAGCAGACCAAACGTCTCCGGACCGAGAACGGCGAAGGCGATGTCGGCCGCGGACGCGGCATCGTGGCCGCCTCGCAGCGTTCCCCCGGTCTTGGACATCAGCGCCTCGCTGAACCGGAGTTGTACCGCGTGGCGCTGCTCCTGATTGGCCTGCCACAGGGCGGCCAACTCCGGGTCGGAGCCCGCCGCGCCGCGCACGACCTCCAGGACCGGGGTGGCGCGCTGCAGGACGCGGCGCGCTCCGGCGGCCTGGAGGGCGAGCTGGGCCGCCGGGTCGGGTGAGTCGACGACCTCATGTGCCCAAGGGCGTTCCAGCGTCGCCACCGGGTCGAAGTCCCCGGCGATCACCGTGTCGAGCAACTCCTTCAGCACCGCTCGCTTGGTGCCGAAGGTGAAGTAGACCGTCTGCACGCCGACTCCGGCGCTCCGGGCGATGTCCTCCACGGTCGTGCCCGCCCAGCCGTGTTCGGTGAACAGTTCGGCGGCGGCGTCGAGCATCCGCTTGCGGGTGCGGTGGGCCTTTTCGGCGCGGGTCATGGGGGTGGCCACGGTGCCTCCTCGATCCCCGGAACATTGACTGTAGTGAGACTACAGTGTTAGTGATTGGAGTATGACTACAGCGAAATCGGGTGGCTCGCCCGCCCGGCGGATCCTTGTCGTCGGCGGATACGGAGCCGTCGGCTCGGTCACGACGGCCACGCTCGACGCGTGGTTCCCCGGGCGCGTGGTGCCCGCCGGGCGGGACGAGGCACGGGCGCGCCGACTGGGCGGGGTGAGCGTCGACGTGACCGACCCCGGTGGAGTGGATCGCGCGCTGGAC contains:
- a CDS encoding ABC transporter permease: MKKFDRERVLLAVAGPVIALAVAFALSAIVLIASGKNPVEPFALMFQQAGYSDVQVRILNQATLYYITALAVAIGFRMNLFNIGVDGQYQLAAMATAIVGAHVALPAALQVPLLLLTAVFTGAFWSGIAGVLKVTRGVSEVVATIMLNAIATAVIGYLWLPDVFGVKVGNNNTTGVMHESGWIPGFDLGASGEVYGLIVLAVLLGVGYWITLNRTRFGFDLRASGASETAAAASGVDPKRMVLTAMLLSGGVAGLAGLPILLGSSHTFNLNFPTGIGFLGIGIALLGRNSPVGIAFAALLWAWLDKASPELDFHGYDKEIAVIMQGLIVLSVVVSYEAVREWGLRRQQRRVGAELAAGHALGHNTTKEVAG
- a CDS encoding TetR/AcrR family transcriptional regulator — its product is MATPMTRAEKAHRTRKRMLDAAAELFTEHGWAGTTVEDIARSAGVGVQTVYFTFGTKRAVLKELLDTVIAGDFDPVATLERPWAHEVVDSPDPAAQLALQAAGARRVLQRATPVLEVVRGAAGSDPELAALWQANQEQRHAVQLRFSEALMSKTGGTLRGGHDAASAADIAFAVLGPETFGLLVTGRGWTPDRWERWAADALARQLLP
- a CDS encoding BMP family ABC transporter substrate-binding protein, whose amino-acid sequence is MRRISRISVAGAATASLALALSACGGTSTEGSSGSNGDKGLAIAYDVGGKGDQSFNDAAYQGLEQAKEEFGYETADIEPTEGETDADKQQRLESLAKQGYNPVIGVGYAYASAVKGAAAKYPDTTFGIVDDATVEADNVADLVFSEEQASYLAGVAAAESTKTDVVGFVGGVDIPLIHKFQAGFEQGVKDTDPQVKVVSQYLTQTAEDGGFSSPHMGKTAAEGQIEKDADVVYAAAGLSGQGVIEAAAANDVWAIGVDSDQYQQEALAKYKDSILTSAMKDVAKAVFNLAKSVEDGQPETGIVRGDLESGEVSLSNSNPAFADDADLQAAVEAAKEKIINGEIEVSTG
- a CDS encoding cytidine deaminase, whose amino-acid sequence is MTQADWSALRQAARAAMTRAYAPYSGYAVGAAALVDDGRTVTGCNVENASYGLGLCAECGLVAQLRLTGGGRLTHFVCVDGRGEVLVPCGRCRQLLHEFGGPELLLETPAGVLPLAEMLPQAFGPDHLTQ
- a CDS encoding ABC transporter permease — protein: MATATDVVRPTPEPGAPASRRLSLPVLMLIIAGGLALTSFVRIVTGADGITNVSQMSTALQLAVPIGLAGLGGLWAERAGVINIGLEGMMILGTWFGAWAGFQWGPWSGIVLGVVGGALGGLLHAIVTVTFRVNHIVSGVAVNILALGATRYLAPLAFEGHQGGTAKQSPPVESLGHFTVPGLSDALVSLNDQGWFLVSDVAGLLGGLVTDVSWLTLIAIALIPTTWWVLWRTPFGLRLRSCGENPVAAESLGVNVYKYKYIAVIVSGGLAGLGGAFLSIVANPFYLEGQVSGRGFIGLAAMIFGNWMPGGLALGAGLFGYTDSLNLRGGSANVHALLLLGALLLLAGAIWLLVRKAYLKAGITLAIGALAFVWYSTTDAVPNQVVAATPYAITLVVLALSAQRLRMPRANGTAYRKGQGK
- a CDS encoding ABC transporter ATP-binding protein translates to MNASSSPPADAAAGGRQTAVELAGITKRFPGVVANHDIHLTVRKGTVHALVGENGAGKSTLMKILYGMQKPDEGTITLDGERVALHSPADAIARGIGMVHQHFMLADNLTVLENVVLGSEKLHGIGAKARRAIKELSDRYGLDVRPDAMVEDLGVAARQRVEILKVLYRGARTLILDEPTAVLVPQEVDALFDNLRELKSEGLSVIFISHKLGEVLSVADDITVIRRGTTVGTAVPAETTPRQLAELMVGSELPTPETCESTVTDRPVLTVDKLRLTTPGGKALLDDITFTIHAGEVLGIAGVEGNGQTELVDALIGLRHADSGSIRLAEDEITGWPTRRRREEGVGYIPEDRHRHGLLLDAPLWENRILGHVTEKPVAKGVWLDPKAAQEDTRRIVETYDVRTPGIDVTAASLSGGNQQKLIVGREMSHAPRFLIAAHPTRGVDVGAQAAIWDHIREARREGLAVLLISADLDELIGLSDTLRVIYDGRLVADADPATVTPEELGSAMTGAASGHLDHQEPTTGDQDPEDEAR
- a CDS encoding thymidine phosphorylase, encoding MAMDAISVIRTKRDRGELSPEQIDWIIDAYTRGVVADEQMASLAMAILLNGMNRAEIARWTAAMIASGERMDFSSLSRPTADKHSTGGVGDKITLPLAPLVAACGAAVPQLSGRGLGHTGGTLDKLESIPGWRALLSNEEMLSVLDGVGAVICAAGDGLAPADKKLYALRDVTGTVEAIPLIASSIMSKKIAEGTGSLVLDVKVGSGAFMKTVEDARELASTMVGLGGDHGVRTVALLTDMSTPLGLTAGNALEVRESVEVLAGGGPADVVELTVALAREMLVAAGLPDADPAKALADGSAMDAWRRMIAAQGGDPDAELPTSRERHTVTAGASGVLTRLDAYDIGVAAWRLGAGRARKEDPVQAGAGVELHAKPGDRVTEGQPLLTLHTDTPERFDYALSAVEGSYDISPDGTDFTPTPVVIERVA